Within the Dehalococcoidia bacterium genome, the region TGGAGAGCGCTGCCGACATCGTTAGCTATATGGATGTCGATCTTTCAACCGACCTGGCGGCCTTTCCCCACCTCATCCAGGCTATTGAGGAGGGCTATAGCATAGCCATCGGCTCCCGGCTCCTTCCAGGCTCATCGGTTAAGCGCTCCTTTAAGCGCGAATTAACCTCCAGAAGCTATAATCTCATTATTAAGTCGATGTTCAGAACAAGATTCTCTGATGCACAGTGTGGCTTTAAGGCACTTAGTGGTAAAGCGGCCCAGGAACTGGTGCCCCTGATACAGGATCAAGAGTGGTTCTTCGACACCGAGCTGCTTATCCTGGCCGAAAAAAAAGGCTATCGCATAAGAGAGATACCTGTAGCCTGGATCGAGGATCCCGACACCAGGGTCGCCATTGCCAGTACCGTCTCCGAGGATCTAAAGGGGTTGCTGAGGCTGAGGTTTCGCTCTGGGGAACCTTAGAAAATACGTTGGATTGACTTTTTCTCCTAGTTATTAAGATTATATTTAGCTAAAATGGAGGAGCTTAAGTGCTATGTCTAATGCCATTCTGGTAATCGATATGGTGCGTGGCTTTTTTGAGGAGGGAAATCCCCTCTACCTAGGTGAGCGGGCACGCCGCATTATACCGAACATCCAGAGGCTTCTTAAGCACGAGATAGAGAAAGGCTCAAGGGTATTCTTCCTCTGTGACAATCATGTCCCCGATGACCCGGAGTTCGCCATGTTTCCCTCTCACTGTATCATGGGGACCGCAGAGGCAGAGGTCATCCCCGAACTTGCCCATTTTTCAAAAAGTCCTGGAGAGATTATTCCCAAGAGGCGCTTCAGTTGCTTCTTAGAAACAGACCTGGATGAGAAGCTAAAGGCATTTTCCCCAGATAAGCTGATAGTCTGCGGTGTGGTAACAGATATCTGTGTCCTTCATACCGTATTCGATGCCAGGGGTCGAGACTACGAGGTAGATGTACCCCTGGATTGCGTTGCCGCCTTCGACGAGAGAGCCCACCATTTCGCCCTGCAGCACATGGAGAAAGTCCTGGGGGCAAGGCTGGTTGGCCCCCAAAAGGCAATTAAGGGCGACCAAGCTAGATTTGTGACCTCCGATGCTATCCTCTCCGGGGAAACCGCGGATATCTACTTCGCCCGAACCGTTGAGATTTTACGAAGAGAGGGCCTAAACCCCACGGCAACAATGGAGGTTTTTCCATCAAAGGCAGGGGTCCTCTGCGGCATCGAGGAGGTCAAGGCACTGCTTTCCAGGTTACTACCCTCGGGTAGTGAGATATGGGCGCTTGATGAAGGGGAATCCTTTCAAAGAAAAGAGGTTGTACTTAGGATAACCGCGCCATACCTGAGCTACGGCTTGCATGAGACTACTATATTGGGCATCCTGTCCCACTGTAGTGGCTGGGCAACGGCGTCCAGAGAGTGTGTCGATGCTGCTCACGGGATCCCCGTAATCAGCTTCGGCGTTCGCCATATACATCCCTCTGTGGCTGGCGTAATGGACTACTCCGCCATCATCGGCGGTTGCACCGGCTGCTCCTCCGTCGCCGGCGCCAAGATTGCCGATATCGAGCCCTCGGGGACTATGCCTCACGCCCTGATACTTATCATAGGCGATACCGCCCGGGCGACTTTAGCCTTCGATGAGCATATGCCACCTGAGGTGCCTCGCATCTCTCTGGTCGATACCTTCAAGGATGAGGTTGAGGAAAGCGTCATCGTTGCTAGGGCGCTTGAAGGTCGCCTTCAGGGGGTGCGCCTCGATACCCCATCGGAAAGGGGTGGCGTCACCGCTGATCTGGTCAGGGAGGTTAGAGCCCATCTCGACCTGGCCGGCTTCAATGAAGTAAGCATCTTCGTCAGCGGGGGGCTTGACCCGGAGCGGATCAGATACTTTCTAGAAAATGGTGCCCCCGTAGATGCCTTTGGCGTGGGAAGCTACATCAGTGGCGCTAAACCTATCGACTTCACAGCCGACCTCCACGAAATAGAGGGGAGACAAATTGCCAAACGCGGCCGTCTTCCTGGCATCAACCCCAACCCAAACCTCAAGCGCGTTATGTAAGCTCGTCTGCAGGTACTCGATGCCTCACAAACGTGTGATTTGAAATATATCAGCGAACGAGGATATTTATACATATAGCAGTACCTGTGCTATAATCTCCGCGTTAGGTACGTTATGAAAGCACTCATTTTAGCTCCTTATAGTCCATCTGTCCTAGAAAGGTTGAGTAAAAGCCTGGAAGTTATCTATGAGAGCTGGATGGATACCAGGAGGCTGGTGCCCGCAGATGAGCTTATCGACCGCATTCAAGGGCAGGATATAGAAATAGTCATAATCGAGGCTGACTTCATTTTTCGCGAGGTTTTCGAGAGGGGTAGAAAACTGAAGCTCGTGGGGGCTTGCAGGGGTAATGTGACACATGTTGATATAGAAGCGGCCACGGAGCGTGGTGTGCTAGTAGTTAACACCCCCGCCAGGAACGCCACTGCAGTGGCAGAGCTGACGGTGGGTTTGATGCTGGCTCTGGCGCGAGATATCCCCAAAGCGCACCAAATGGTAAGCTCGGGTGGGTGGGTTGACCCCACTGCTTGCTATTCTTCATTTCGCGGCACTGAGCTTGCCGGGAAGACCATAGGCATAGTGGGTTTTGGGTCTATCGGGCAACAGGTGGTGAGGAGACTAAGCGCCTTTGATGCCTCTATCCTGGTGTATGACCCCTATGTCAACAACGAGGAAATAGAAAGGGTGGGAGCCAGTACTCTGGGGCTTGACGAACTGGTAGCGCAATCGGATTTCGTTACACTCCACTGCCCAACTATTCCAGAGACCCTGGGGCTCATCAATGCACAGAGAATTGCTTCTATGAAGCCTACCGCCTATTTGGTGAATACCGCTGGCTCAACCGTGGTCGATCAGGGAGCAACTGTCCAGGCTTTGAGAGAAGGACACATTGCCGGGGCCGCCTTCGATGTCTACGAGACCTGGCCGGTGAAGCCCGATAACCCCCTTCTGAAGCTGGACAACGTAATCCTTACCCCCCATATTGGTGGATCGACAGATGAGACGATAGAGCGCCATTCCCTGATGATAGCTGAAGACATCGAGAGATTTATAAAGGGAGAGCGCCCCAGGAATCTGCTCAATCCACAGGCGTGGAATAGAGTTGTCAATTAAGTACGTGCTAGCCATTGATGCCGGTTCTTCAGGTGTCCACGTCCTAATTACCGACCTCCAGGGCCACCCGGTTTCTCATGTGCATCAGGAATGGGACTACGATATACCTGCTGAGGTTGCCCCGCTGGGGCGGGAATTCGATCCCGCTAAGTTTTGGGGTATCATCTGCCAACTTATTGGAGAATCCATTAAGAAATCCGCGATAACCCCCAATGAAATCATCGCGGTTGGTGCTGCCAGCCAGAGGCAGGGTGTAGTATTTCTGGATAAGGATGGGCACGAGCTGTATGCCGGCCCCAACCTTGATCTCAGAGCCCTATCCGAAGGCTTCTCCATCGATAGCGAGTTTGGCAATGAGATTTACCGGATCACCGGTCATGCCCCTTCATTTATGTTTACTCCGGCCAAGCTTAGATGGTTCAAGGCTAATCATCCACATATATATGAGCAGATAGCCACAGTGCTTTCCATCAGCGACTGGATCATTTACCGGCTCTCTGGTGAGCGAGTTGGCGAGCTTTCCAGTGATTGCGATATAGGCCTGGTTGACATCCGTGAATTGAAGTGGTCTGGCCTATTGATGGAAATGCTGGAGCTACCCAAGGGGATTTATCCCGAAATCACAACCGCTGGTACCAGAGTTGGCACGGTTTCAGAAGCGGCTGCCGAGCAGGCAGGCCTGGTACCTGGCACATCGGTCGTTACCGGTGGTGCAGATACCCAGTGTGGCTTGCTTGGCATGGGGGTAAAAGATGAAGGGCAGGTGGGTGTTGTAGCAGGCTGGAGTGGCTCTATACAAATGGTGACCTCCCAGCCAATTATCGATTCGCAATGCAGGCTTTGGAGCGGGTGTCATGCTATTACGGGGAGGTGGGTACTGGAAAGTAACGCTGGTGAATCGGGTGGTGCCTATCGCTGGTTAAATGGGCTTATCTTTGGACAGTCAAATAGAGACATGTACGATTTAATGGATGGGTTGGCACAAGAGGCACCGCCTGGGGCTGGGGGGGTGCTTGCCTTTACCGGTCCAATGGTGATGGATATGAGCCGGCTTAGACCGAGCCTGGGTGGCTTTATTTTCCCAACTACCCCTACCGTGACAAATATCGAGAGGAAACACCTCGTCAGGGCAACAATAGAGAACCTCTGTTTCGCCTTCAAAGCCAACTGCGCCCAGTTGGAGGAGGTCTCCGGACTCAGGACGAAGGGGATAAGCATCGGGGGTGGTTTGGCACAGAGCCGATGCCTGGTTCAGATTCTCTCCGATTTGGTTGGCCTGGAGGTGGCTTCCTTCGAGATGCCCCAGGTCTCGTCACTAGGAACGGCTATGTGCGCTGCAGTTGGCTCTGGCATCTATGACAACCTTGGTCAAGCTATGGAGGCCATGCGACCTGTACCCAGAATGGTCGAGCCAGATAATGAGAGGGCCAAGGAATATGCCCAGTACTACGGGAGATGGATTTCTACTGCTAAGTGGCTGGAGGATTTAAATGAAAAATGGTATGAGCAAATGGGATGCTGAAAAGAAAACTGTCCTCGAGGCGGCTCAGAAGATGGCGCAGAAGGAACTGGTGGTGGGCACCTCGGGAAATGTGAGCATGCGCCTCGGAGTGCACAACGGCAGGGAACTGATGGCAATCACTCCCAATGCGCGCTACTACGATACAATCGATGTCGATGACATAGTAGTTGCCGATTTCGAGGGAGAGAACGTCGAGGGAGAGCTAAAAATATCCATAGAGAAGCTGCTGCATATCGGTATTTACAAAGCGCGCAGGAAGGTAAATGCAATCGTTCACACTCACCCCGTTTTCGGCAGTGCCATTTCTGTTACCGGCCTGGAGATCCCTGCTTTTCTTGATGACCAGATTACCTATATTGGCGGGGAGATAAAGGTGGCCGAATATGCCCTTCCCGGCACTCCGGAGCTGGTGGAGAATGTGCTTTCAGCGCTGGGGCCCAGGAACGGAGTTCTACTGGCAAATCACGGTGCCTTGAGTGTGGGGAGGGATATGAGAGAGGCCTTTACCATCTGCGAGATGTTGGAGAAGACAGCGAAGATATATGTGTATGCGCTGAGCCTGGGGAGTATTAACCCTGTTCCTGCCAAGGCAGCTGAGGTGGAGAAGGCCTTCTTTAATTTTCTCTATGGCGAGAGTGAATAATAGCGGGCCAACACGCTTTACCTAGCACTTAAGGGGTTAAATAATTTACCCGAGCAGTGCCCAGGCTATAAATAGCTAGTTACGATCCTCCCATCATAATAAAAACCGCTTCGTTTCCCGTAGAACTACCTCTTCTAAACCTGTCTACTAAGCCCTTTCCCAACTAGCAAATCACACAGGGCTTGTATCATTTTAATGCGATAGCTATACTACCAGACAGTAGGTTTCTTATAGGAAGTCAGTTGTTTAACGTAGTGGCAATATGGCCTGATGTGGAGAAACTGCTATGCCAAAGAAAATGCCTCAATACGTGGAAGGGTTTAACCCGTTCGGTGATCTTATGGGTCTGACCTTTACCAGGGCAGAGAAGGGAAATAGTCAGTGTGTGCTTGAAGTTAATGCAAAGCTGCTAAACCCCTTCCGAATTTTGCATGGCGGAGCCACGTATACTATGGCAGATACCGGCATGGGTGCAGCCCTTCTTTCTTGCATAGAGCAGGATGAACTATGTGCAACCATAGAGATTAAAATAGTCTATTTCAAATCGGTGGATTCGGGCACTCTTACCTGCGATACAAAGGTTATAAGTAAAAGTAAAAGAATTGCCACTTTGGAATCAGAGATAAAACACGAAGGTCATCTTGTCGCCAAGGCTCTCGGAACCTGGTCTATATACAAGGAAAAGATGGATTGATTTCCTTATGTAGCGAAGGCTTCTCACAAACAACTGCAAATGTAGCCAGATGTGGTGATATATTTACGATATTCGAATGTGTGGTGCAATGATGAAGGTAAAAACATTTATGTCAAGAATACAGGGGGTGCCTTCCCAGTTTATCGAAAAAGTGAAAAATACTGTAGGAGAGGAAAATGTCTCAGAGAAGGAATGCGACCTCATTTCTTACAGTCTTGACTACTGGCTGTATGGGGTATTCCTTTCTCAGTATGGCAATTTACCGTCGCTTCCCGGTGTAGTTATCTCTCCACAGAATCGCGATGAAATACAGGGTGTCCTAAAATACGCCAATGAATATAAGGTTCCCATCACGCCATTTGGTGGCGGTTCCGGTGTTCTTGGTGGGACCATTCCCACAGAAGGGGGCGCTATCCTGAACCTTCAGAGAATGAATAGATTTATTTCCCTGGATGAAATATCACTGGTCGCTGAGTTCGAAGCTGGAATTATCGGTACAAATCTGGAGCGGGAGTTGAACTACAGGGGCTATTCAATGGGAAATATTCCCCAGTCTCTCCACTGCTCCACCCTCGGTGGGTGGATCTCAACCCGCGCTGTGGGGCAGTTCTCCACCAAATACGGGAAGATCGAGGACATGGTTCTGGGAATGGAGGTAGTCCTTCCCGATGGAAATCTGCTCGATATCAAACCGGTTCCTAGACGCTCCACCGGACCTTCACTGAAAGACCTGTTCCTCGGCGGTGAAGGAAGCCTTGGTATAGTGACCCAGGCAGTCGTATCGGTGCACCCTTTGCCAGAAGGGACGGTAAAACAATCGTTTGTTTTCCACTACATCGAGGCGGCGTTGGGTGCGGTGCGAAGAATCCTGAGAGGCGATGCAAGGCCAGCAGTGGTGAGAATATTCGATGAAGCTGAAACTGAAAGGTATTTCGGGGAAATAAAAGACAAGGTAACGGTTATCTTCATCTCAGAAGGCGATTCAGATTACGTGGCACTCGAAAGCAGCGTCATTAAAAGAATTTCCGAGGAAAA harbors:
- a CDS encoding FGGY family carbohydrate kinase; protein product: MSIKYVLAIDAGSSGVHVLITDLQGHPVSHVHQEWDYDIPAEVAPLGREFDPAKFWGIICQLIGESIKKSAITPNEIIAVGAASQRQGVVFLDKDGHELYAGPNLDLRALSEGFSIDSEFGNEIYRITGHAPSFMFTPAKLRWFKANHPHIYEQIATVLSISDWIIYRLSGERVGELSSDCDIGLVDIRELKWSGLLMEMLELPKGIYPEITTAGTRVGTVSEAAAEQAGLVPGTSVVTGGADTQCGLLGMGVKDEGQVGVVAGWSGSIQMVTSQPIIDSQCRLWSGCHAITGRWVLESNAGESGGAYRWLNGLIFGQSNRDMYDLMDGLAQEAPPGAGGVLAFTGPMVMDMSRLRPSLGGFIFPTTPTVTNIERKHLVRATIENLCFAFKANCAQLEEVSGLRTKGISIGGGLAQSRCLVQILSDLVGLEVASFEMPQVSSLGTAMCAAVGSGIYDNLGQAMEAMRPVPRMVEPDNERAKEYAQYYGRWISTAKWLEDLNEKWYEQMGC
- a CDS encoding nicotinate phosphoribosyltransferase, which codes for MSNAILVIDMVRGFFEEGNPLYLGERARRIIPNIQRLLKHEIEKGSRVFFLCDNHVPDDPEFAMFPSHCIMGTAEAEVIPELAHFSKSPGEIIPKRRFSCFLETDLDEKLKAFSPDKLIVCGVVTDICVLHTVFDARGRDYEVDVPLDCVAAFDERAHHFALQHMEKVLGARLVGPQKAIKGDQARFVTSDAILSGETADIYFARTVEILRREGLNPTATMEVFPSKAGVLCGIEEVKALLSRLLPSGSEIWALDEGESFQRKEVVLRITAPYLSYGLHETTILGILSHCSGWATASRECVDAAHGIPVISFGVRHIHPSVAGVMDYSAIIGGCTGCSSVAGAKIADIEPSGTMPHALILIIGDTARATLAFDEHMPPEVPRISLVDTFKDEVEESVIVARALEGRLQGVRLDTPSERGGVTADLVREVRAHLDLAGFNEVSIFVSGGLDPERIRYFLENGAPVDAFGVGSYISGAKPIDFTADLHEIEGRQIAKRGRLPGINPNPNLKRVM
- a CDS encoding glycosyltransferase family 2 protein is translated as ESAADIVSYMDVDLSTDLAAFPHLIQAIEEGYSIAIGSRLLPGSSVKRSFKRELTSRSYNLIIKSMFRTRFSDAQCGFKALSGKAAQELVPLIQDQEWFFDTELLILAEKKGYRIREIPVAWIEDPDTRVAIASTVSEDLKGLLRLRFRSGEP
- a CDS encoding 2-hydroxyacid dehydrogenase, with the translated sequence MKALILAPYSPSVLERLSKSLEVIYESWMDTRRLVPADELIDRIQGQDIEIVIIEADFIFREVFERGRKLKLVGACRGNVTHVDIEAATERGVLVVNTPARNATAVAELTVGLMLALARDIPKAHQMVSSGGWVDPTACYSSFRGTELAGKTIGIVGFGSIGQQVVRRLSAFDASILVYDPYVNNEEIERVGASTLGLDELVAQSDFVTLHCPTIPETLGLINAQRIASMKPTAYLVNTAGSTVVDQGATVQALREGHIAGAAFDVYETWPVKPDNPLLKLDNVILTPHIGGSTDETIERHSLMIAEDIERFIKGERPRNLLNPQAWNRVVN
- a CDS encoding PaaI family thioesterase; the protein is MPKKMPQYVEGFNPFGDLMGLTFTRAEKGNSQCVLEVNAKLLNPFRILHGGATYTMADTGMGAALLSCIEQDELCATIEIKIVYFKSVDSGTLTCDTKVISKSKRIATLESEIKHEGHLVAKALGTWSIYKEKMD
- a CDS encoding FAD-binding oxidoreductase, with translation MMKVKTFMSRIQGVPSQFIEKVKNTVGEENVSEKECDLISYSLDYWLYGVFLSQYGNLPSLPGVVISPQNRDEIQGVLKYANEYKVPITPFGGGSGVLGGTIPTEGGAILNLQRMNRFISLDEISLVAEFEAGIIGTNLERELNYRGYSMGNIPQSLHCSTLGGWISTRAVGQFSTKYGKIEDMVLGMEVVLPDGNLLDIKPVPRRSTGPSLKDLFLGGEGSLGIVTQAVVSVHPLPEGTVKQSFVFHYIEAALGAVRRILRGDARPAVVRIFDEAETERYFGEIKDKVTVIFISEGDSDYVALESSVIKRISEENGGEPLGEEPVNIWLKKRFDIGLGPIIMQQGAIVDTIEVVSLFTDAANLYSDMIASMKAVDGALSVSGHFSHFYPEGACLYITFAGFPKDPLCYYQDTWTAAMEATLRNNGSISHHHGIGYWRRQFMQQELGAHGVELLKRIKLALDPNGIMNRGKLVEDGR
- a CDS encoding class II aldolase/adducin family protein, whose product is MKNGMSKWDAEKKTVLEAAQKMAQKELVVGTSGNVSMRLGVHNGRELMAITPNARYYDTIDVDDIVVADFEGENVEGELKISIEKLLHIGIYKARRKVNAIVHTHPVFGSAISVTGLEIPAFLDDQITYIGGEIKVAEYALPGTPELVENVLSALGPRNGVLLANHGALSVGRDMREAFTICEMLEKTAKIYVYALSLGSINPVPAKAAEVEKAFFNFLYGESE